The Brasilonema sennae CENA114 genome includes a region encoding these proteins:
- a CDS encoding CopG family transcriptional regulator: protein MAKQTERLEIRITADELKTLELYCQLVDLNKSDVLREYIQSLKKKIKKMNSNV, encoded by the coding sequence ATGGCTAAACAAACGGAAAGGTTAGAGATTCGGATTACAGCAGACGAATTAAAAACACTAGAGCTATATTGTCAGCTAGTTGATTTGAATAAAAGTGATGTGTTGCGAGAATACATTCAGTCCTTGAAAAAGAAAATAAAGAAAATGAACAGCAATGTTTAG
- a CDS encoding RNA-guided endonuclease InsQ/TnpB family protein, giving the protein MYAIKVELKLNNKEQTLMRKHSGYARFVYNYGLALTQGLHSAGVKGSITKQINEIKKVFTNYTKKQPENQWMNELSSKVYQRAFMDLGQAYQRWAKGLSGKPVLKSKKNGDSFTVYDSNGKVLILFGKKIKIPTLGTFRLKEANPCSYCTQTFTISRQADKWYVSFAVDADRIPPTYHPQEAVGIDLGVKCFCTLSDGFQIEAPKPYKRAKTKLAKAQWRNRNKQSGNRRQGIKQSNRAKKFYNSIAKKHARIANQRQDFLHKTTTDISCKFYRIRIEDLNVSGMLANRKLSSAISDLGFYEFRRQLIYKSEFFGTKVELVDRWYPSSKLCSICGNKHDNLKLSDRVYQCQDRSCLAHTITMDRDLNAAYNLLNAPLDFVRLAQPEVTLVDKK; this is encoded by the coding sequence ATGTACGCCATCAAAGTAGAGCTAAAACTAAATAATAAAGAGCAAACTTTGATGCGTAAACATTCTGGTTATGCACGTTTTGTTTATAACTACGGCTTGGCACTGACACAGGGTTTGCACTCTGCTGGAGTAAAAGGAAGTATCACTAAACAGATAAACGAAATAAAGAAAGTATTCACCAACTACACCAAAAAGCAACCAGAAAATCAATGGATGAACGAGCTATCGTCCAAGGTTTATCAACGAGCTTTTATGGATTTAGGACAGGCTTACCAAAGATGGGCTAAAGGGTTATCTGGTAAACCTGTCTTGAAATCGAAGAAGAATGGAGATTCGTTTACTGTTTACGACAGCAATGGCAAGGTTTTAATCTTGTTTGGCAAAAAGATAAAGATTCCGACTTTAGGGACTTTTCGTCTCAAAGAAGCGAACCCGTGTTCGTACTGCACGCAAACTTTTACTATCAGTCGCCAAGCTGATAAATGGTACGTATCTTTTGCAGTAGATGCTGATAGAATACCGCCAACTTATCACCCACAAGAAGCGGTAGGAATTGATTTAGGCGTGAAATGTTTTTGCACCCTCAGTGATGGTTTCCAAATTGAAGCCCCCAAGCCTTATAAAAGAGCGAAAACCAAGCTAGCCAAGGCACAGTGGCGAAATCGAAATAAGCAATCTGGCAACCGTCGCCAAGGAATAAAACAGTCGAATAGAGCAAAGAAGTTTTATAACTCTATTGCCAAGAAACACGCTCGAATCGCCAATCAACGCCAAGATTTTCTGCATAAGACGACAACAGATATAAGCTGTAAGTTTTACCGGATTCGGATAGAAGACCTAAACGTTTCAGGAATGCTGGCTAATAGAAAACTTTCGTCAGCAATTTCTGATTTAGGATTTTACGAATTCCGTCGTCAACTAATCTACAAGTCTGAATTTTTCGGAACCAAGGTAGAGTTAGTTGACAGGTGGTATCCATCGTCAAAACTATGCTCAATCTGCGGGAACAAGCACGATAATCTGAAACTTTCTGACCGAGTTTATCAGTGTCAAGATAGATCGTGCTTGGCTCACACAATAACGATGGATAGGGATTTGAATGCGGCTTATAACTTGTTGAACGCACCATTGGATTTTGTACGGTTGGCTCAACCGGAAGTGACGCTCGTAGACAAGAAGTAG
- a CDS encoding thioredoxin family protein: MNLAVIKFSSEDCGLCHKMSFYDKKVTEELGLEFIDVKMQDTATYRKYRQILLTQYPDKSQMGWPTYIICDSPEGEFQILGEVKGGHPKGEFRSRLQEVLNSPASKES, encoded by the coding sequence ATGAATTTAGCTGTCATCAAGTTTTCTTCCGAAGACTGCGGTCTCTGCCACAAGATGTCTTTCTATGACAAAAAGGTGACAGAGGAATTGGGTTTGGAATTTATTGACGTGAAAATGCAGGATACAGCGACTTATCGGAAGTATCGTCAGATTCTGTTGACTCAATACCCTGATAAGTCACAGATGGGATGGCCCACCTACATTATTTGTGATTCGCCAGAAGGAGAATTTCAGATTTTGGGCGAGGTCAAAGGTGGTCATCCCAAAGGCGAATTTAGAAGTCGCTTGCAAGAAGTTCTCAATTCACCAGCGTCTAAGGAGAGTTAA